The following coding sequences are from one Carcharodon carcharias isolate sCarCar2 chromosome 13, sCarCar2.pri, whole genome shotgun sequence window:
- the LOC121285558 gene encoding lamin tail domain-containing protein 1-like isoform X3, with protein MINRDHSHVQKENTGSCIGREAVGGTYNDISSSTAMESCNGEPKRFCPKPPTHSLNSCKSGQGRDYFNTLIQDLNRNSATNSLPVCKPLMGACDLNTPIASTMGNMKIIEVASNGHYVRLLNISLDTEEDIGNYVLQQNIGGHPVTIYRFPPRTRVNAGSGVMVWAAGAKVPHNPPKDLLLKESNKFGTGPECTTILCKPNGQAVAWFTPAPGNSKLKNPCKDGEQFTDYEHSLSATNDSQLNFQLDKGKGKTFANICHFSPAALPMTEKCPSLNLPARCPWGQSTASPTHPDFSLSRTLSMGNAGGSQCRDSRSQSARPDPLPASSSRGAVRESISVCLTSTTVLRQGFLQYQRAQSGLTLSHSPP; from the exons ATGATCAACCGTGACCACAGTCATGTACAAAAGGAAAACACAGGCAGCTGTATAGGACGTGAGGCTGTTGGGGGCACCTACAATGACATCTCTTCTTCTACAGCGATGGAAAGTTGCAATGGTGAGCCAAAGAGGTTTTGCCCAAAGCCTCCAACCCATTCTCTAAACAGCTGCAAATCTGGCCAAGGCAGAGACTATTTCAACACCCTGATCCAAGACCTGAACAGGAACAGTGCCACCAACAGTCTCCCCGTATGCAAGCCACTCATGGGCGCGTGTGACCTCAACACACCTATCGCCAG CACCATGGGGAACATGAAAATAATCGAAGTTGCTTCAAATGGCCACTATGTTCGACTCTTAAATATTTCACTTGACACGGAAGAAGACATTGGAAACTATGTTCTGCAGCAGAATATTGGTGGCCACCCTGTAACAATATATCGTTTCCCACCCAGGACACGGGTGAACGCAGGATCTGGTGTAATG GTTTGGGCAGCTGGAGCAAAAGTCCCTCATAATCCTCCAAAAGACTTACTGCTGAAGGAAAGTAATAAATTTGGAACTGGTCCTGAATGTACAACAATCTTGTGTAAGCCCAATGGACAG GCTGTTGCTTGGTTCACTCCCGCTCCTGGGAACTCAAAGTTAAAGAACCCATGTAAAGATGGAGAACAGTTCACAGACTATGAACATTCGCTCTCAGCAACCAATGATTCTCAACTTAATTTTCAACTAGACAAGGGAAAGGGAAAGACTTTTGCAAACATATGCCACTTTTCGCCCGCAGCCTTACCTATGAC agagAAGTGTCCCTCCTTAAATCTCCCTGCCCGATGTCCTTGGGGTCAGAGTACAGCTTCTCCTACCCACCCGGATTTCAGCTTGTCCCGGACACTGTCCATGGGCAACGCTGGTGGCAGCCAGTGCAGAGACTCCCGCTCACAGTCAGCTCGGCCCGACCCTCTCCCAG CCTCATCATCGAGGGGTGCTGTACGTGAATCCATCTCCGTCTGTCTCACCTCTACAACAGTTTTACGCCAAGGCTTCTTGCAATATCAACGTGCCCAATCAGGCCTCACCCTGTCCCACAGTCCTCCCTAA
- the LOC121285558 gene encoding lamin tail domain-containing protein 1-like isoform X2, which produces MINRDHSHVQKENTGSCIGREAVGGTYNDISSSTAMESCNGEPKRFCPKPPTHSLNSCKSGQGRDYFNTLIQDLNRNSATNSLPVCKPLMGACDLNTPIASTMGNMKIIEVASNGHYVRLLNISLDTEEDIGNYVLQQNIGGHPVTIYRFPPRTRVNAGSGVMVWAAGAKVPHNPPKDLLLKESNKFGTGPECTTILCKPNGQAVAWFTPAPGNSKLKNPCKDGEQFTDYEHSLSATNDSQLNFQLDKGKGKTFANICHFSPAALPMTEKCPSLNLPARCPWGQSTASPTHPDFSLSRTLSMGNAGGSQCRDSRSQSARPDPLPGNLNSGLNTLSQCRKNSSSKNDKKSSTCSIAPHHRGVLYVNPSPSVSPLQQFYAKASCNINVPNQASPCPTVLPNL; this is translated from the exons ATGATCAACCGTGACCACAGTCATGTACAAAAGGAAAACACAGGCAGCTGTATAGGACGTGAGGCTGTTGGGGGCACCTACAATGACATCTCTTCTTCTACAGCGATGGAAAGTTGCAATGGTGAGCCAAAGAGGTTTTGCCCAAAGCCTCCAACCCATTCTCTAAACAGCTGCAAATCTGGCCAAGGCAGAGACTATTTCAACACCCTGATCCAAGACCTGAACAGGAACAGTGCCACCAACAGTCTCCCCGTATGCAAGCCACTCATGGGCGCGTGTGACCTCAACACACCTATCGCCAG CACCATGGGGAACATGAAAATAATCGAAGTTGCTTCAAATGGCCACTATGTTCGACTCTTAAATATTTCACTTGACACGGAAGAAGACATTGGAAACTATGTTCTGCAGCAGAATATTGGTGGCCACCCTGTAACAATATATCGTTTCCCACCCAGGACACGGGTGAACGCAGGATCTGGTGTAATG GTTTGGGCAGCTGGAGCAAAAGTCCCTCATAATCCTCCAAAAGACTTACTGCTGAAGGAAAGTAATAAATTTGGAACTGGTCCTGAATGTACAACAATCTTGTGTAAGCCCAATGGACAG GCTGTTGCTTGGTTCACTCCCGCTCCTGGGAACTCAAAGTTAAAGAACCCATGTAAAGATGGAGAACAGTTCACAGACTATGAACATTCGCTCTCAGCAACCAATGATTCTCAACTTAATTTTCAACTAGACAAGGGAAAGGGAAAGACTTTTGCAAACATATGCCACTTTTCGCCCGCAGCCTTACCTATGAC agagAAGTGTCCCTCCTTAAATCTCCCTGCCCGATGTCCTTGGGGTCAGAGTACAGCTTCTCCTACCCACCCGGATTTCAGCTTGTCCCGGACACTGTCCATGGGCAACGCTGGTGGCAGCCAGTGCAGAGACTCCCGCTCACAGTCAGCTCGGCCCGACCCTCTCCCAG GTAACCTAAACTCTGGATTGAACACTTTAAGCCAGTGCAGAAAAAACTCTTCCAGCAAAAATGACAAAAAATCATCAACATGCTCTATTGCA CCTCATCATCGAGGGGTGCTGTACGTGAATCCATCTCCGTCTGTCTCACCTCTACAACAGTTTTACGCCAAGGCTTCTTGCAATATCAACGTGCCCAATCAGGCCTCACCCTGTCCCACAGTCCTCCCTAATCTTTAA
- the LOC121285558 gene encoding lamin tail domain-containing protein 1-like isoform X1, producing the protein MINRDHSHVQKENTGSCIGREAVGGTYNDISSSTAMESCNGEPKRFCPKPPTHSLNSCKSGQGRDYFNTLIQDLNRNSATNSLPVCKPLMGACDLNTPIASTMGNMKIIEVASNGHYVRLLNISLDTEEDIGNYVLQQNIGGHPVTIYRFPPRTRVNAGSGVMVWAAGAKVPHNPPKDLLLKESNKFGTGPECTTILCKPNGQAVAWFTPAPGNSKLKNPCKDGEQFTDYEHSLSATNDSQLNFQLDKGKGKTFANICHFSPAALPMTEKCPSLNLPARCPWGQSTASPTHPDFSLSRTLSMGNAGGSQCRDSRSQSARPDPLPGNLNSGLNTLSQCRKNSSSKNDKKSSTCSIANSSGQQKVFVPEKLPSSVHQKSTTLQHLQSMQNLSFQPPMPRPPPIASW; encoded by the exons ATGATCAACCGTGACCACAGTCATGTACAAAAGGAAAACACAGGCAGCTGTATAGGACGTGAGGCTGTTGGGGGCACCTACAATGACATCTCTTCTTCTACAGCGATGGAAAGTTGCAATGGTGAGCCAAAGAGGTTTTGCCCAAAGCCTCCAACCCATTCTCTAAACAGCTGCAAATCTGGCCAAGGCAGAGACTATTTCAACACCCTGATCCAAGACCTGAACAGGAACAGTGCCACCAACAGTCTCCCCGTATGCAAGCCACTCATGGGCGCGTGTGACCTCAACACACCTATCGCCAG CACCATGGGGAACATGAAAATAATCGAAGTTGCTTCAAATGGCCACTATGTTCGACTCTTAAATATTTCACTTGACACGGAAGAAGACATTGGAAACTATGTTCTGCAGCAGAATATTGGTGGCCACCCTGTAACAATATATCGTTTCCCACCCAGGACACGGGTGAACGCAGGATCTGGTGTAATG GTTTGGGCAGCTGGAGCAAAAGTCCCTCATAATCCTCCAAAAGACTTACTGCTGAAGGAAAGTAATAAATTTGGAACTGGTCCTGAATGTACAACAATCTTGTGTAAGCCCAATGGACAG GCTGTTGCTTGGTTCACTCCCGCTCCTGGGAACTCAAAGTTAAAGAACCCATGTAAAGATGGAGAACAGTTCACAGACTATGAACATTCGCTCTCAGCAACCAATGATTCTCAACTTAATTTTCAACTAGACAAGGGAAAGGGAAAGACTTTTGCAAACATATGCCACTTTTCGCCCGCAGCCTTACCTATGAC agagAAGTGTCCCTCCTTAAATCTCCCTGCCCGATGTCCTTGGGGTCAGAGTACAGCTTCTCCTACCCACCCGGATTTCAGCTTGTCCCGGACACTGTCCATGGGCAACGCTGGTGGCAGCCAGTGCAGAGACTCCCGCTCACAGTCAGCTCGGCCCGACCCTCTCCCAG GTAACCTAAACTCTGGATTGAACACTTTAAGCCAGTGCAGAAAAAACTCTTCCAGCAAAAATGACAAAAAATCATCAACATGCTCTATTGCA AATAGCTCAGGGCAACAGAAAGTCTTTGTCCCAGAGAAATTGCCGTCCTCAGTTCATCAAAAGTCCACCACATTACAACATTTACAATCCATGCAAAACTTGTCATTCCAGCCCCCGATGCCTCGTCCTCCCCCAATTGCATCTTGGTGA
- the LOC121285558 gene encoding lamin tail domain-containing protein 1-like isoform X4, whose protein sequence is MINRDHSHVQKENTGSCIGREAVGGTYNDISSSTAMESCNGEPKRFCPKPPTHSLNSCKSGQGRDYFNTLIQDLNRNSATNSLPVCKPLMGACDLNTPIASTMGNMKIIEVASNGHYVRLLNISLDTEEDIGNYVLQQNIGGHPVTIYRFPPRTRVNAGSGVMAVAWFTPAPGNSKLKNPCKDGEQFTDYEHSLSATNDSQLNFQLDKGKGKTFANICHFSPAALPMTEKCPSLNLPARCPWGQSTASPTHPDFSLSRTLSMGNAGGSQCRDSRSQSARPDPLPGNLNSGLNTLSQCRKNSSSKNDKKSSTCSIANSSGQQKVFVPEKLPSSVHQKSTTLQHLQSMQNLSFQPPMPRPPPIASW, encoded by the exons ATGATCAACCGTGACCACAGTCATGTACAAAAGGAAAACACAGGCAGCTGTATAGGACGTGAGGCTGTTGGGGGCACCTACAATGACATCTCTTCTTCTACAGCGATGGAAAGTTGCAATGGTGAGCCAAAGAGGTTTTGCCCAAAGCCTCCAACCCATTCTCTAAACAGCTGCAAATCTGGCCAAGGCAGAGACTATTTCAACACCCTGATCCAAGACCTGAACAGGAACAGTGCCACCAACAGTCTCCCCGTATGCAAGCCACTCATGGGCGCGTGTGACCTCAACACACCTATCGCCAG CACCATGGGGAACATGAAAATAATCGAAGTTGCTTCAAATGGCCACTATGTTCGACTCTTAAATATTTCACTTGACACGGAAGAAGACATTGGAAACTATGTTCTGCAGCAGAATATTGGTGGCCACCCTGTAACAATATATCGTTTCCCACCCAGGACACGGGTGAACGCAGGATCTGGTGTAATG GCTGTTGCTTGGTTCACTCCCGCTCCTGGGAACTCAAAGTTAAAGAACCCATGTAAAGATGGAGAACAGTTCACAGACTATGAACATTCGCTCTCAGCAACCAATGATTCTCAACTTAATTTTCAACTAGACAAGGGAAAGGGAAAGACTTTTGCAAACATATGCCACTTTTCGCCCGCAGCCTTACCTATGAC agagAAGTGTCCCTCCTTAAATCTCCCTGCCCGATGTCCTTGGGGTCAGAGTACAGCTTCTCCTACCCACCCGGATTTCAGCTTGTCCCGGACACTGTCCATGGGCAACGCTGGTGGCAGCCAGTGCAGAGACTCCCGCTCACAGTCAGCTCGGCCCGACCCTCTCCCAG GTAACCTAAACTCTGGATTGAACACTTTAAGCCAGTGCAGAAAAAACTCTTCCAGCAAAAATGACAAAAAATCATCAACATGCTCTATTGCA AATAGCTCAGGGCAACAGAAAGTCTTTGTCCCAGAGAAATTGCCGTCCTCAGTTCATCAAAAGTCCACCACATTACAACATTTACAATCCATGCAAAACTTGTCATTCCAGCCCCCGATGCCTCGTCCTCCCCCAATTGCATCTTGGTGA